A DNA window from Candidatus Angelobacter sp. contains the following coding sequences:
- a CDS encoding CIA30 family protein, with protein MKADAAPETIIFEFQPATSFPVWQIVNDDVMGGMSAGQFQRFTQQGVAGSDIQW; from the coding sequence ATGAAAGCTGACGCCGCCCCCGAAACAATCATCTTCGAGTTCCAGCCCGCGACCAGCTTCCCGGTTTGGCAGATCGTAAACGACGACGTGATGGGCGGCATGTCCGCCGGTCAGTTCCAACGCTTCACGCAGCAAGGCGTGGCCGGGAGTGATATCCAGTGGTGA
- a CDS encoding FAD-binding oxidoreductase, translating to MAKQTVEMEIEKVTMELPDTKTIRLKWPDSYNPDFKTGQFITLYWPDTPNYKRAYSLSSCALDRGFYEVTVKRDGKMGTRIVDWAKAGDRMFVIAPTGGFLPAYESNKHLICIAGGSGVTPFRAFVREATKRKLETKITVLYSVRTTNDVIFNDEFHQLQLQNPRFNFFVTCTRLHPQDPWTGRRGRITAEWVKEQTHELSNTIFYACGPNELVEFAEHVVLADLKVPKAQMKTEKWG from the coding sequence ATGGCGAAACAGACCGTCGAGATGGAGATCGAGAAGGTGACGATGGAGTTGCCGGACACCAAGACCATCCGGCTGAAGTGGCCCGACAGTTATAACCCTGATTTCAAGACCGGCCAGTTCATCACCCTTTACTGGCCCGATACGCCCAACTACAAACGCGCCTACTCGCTGTCGTCCTGCGCGCTCGACCGCGGTTTTTACGAAGTCACCGTGAAGCGCGACGGCAAGATGGGCACGCGCATCGTGGACTGGGCGAAAGCGGGTGACAGGATGTTCGTCATTGCGCCCACGGGAGGGTTCCTGCCCGCGTACGAATCAAACAAGCATTTGATCTGCATCGCCGGCGGTTCAGGCGTCACGCCGTTCCGGGCCTTCGTGCGCGAGGCGACCAAGCGCAAACTGGAGACGAAGATCACTGTGCTCTACAGCGTTCGCACGACAAACGATGTCATCTTCAACGACGAGTTCCACCAGTTGCAGTTGCAGAACCCGCGCTTTAACTTCTTCGTCACGTGCACGCGGTTGCACCCGCAGGACCCGTGGACCGGTCGGCGCGGGCGCATCACTGCGGAGTGGGTGAAGGAGCAAACTCACGAGTTGTCGAACACTATCTTTTACGCCTGCGGCCCGAACGAGCTGGTCGAGTTCGCCGAGCACGTCGTGCTTGCGGATTTGAAAGTGCCAAAAGCGCAGATGAAGACGGAGAAGTGGGGGTAA